In the Pontibacillus sp. HMF3514 genome, AAGATCAATGGAGAGAACCTTGCTAAGATGAACAAACATGATCTTCGTGAAGTTCGTCGACAAAAATTAAGTATGGTATTCCAACGTTTCGCATTATTCCCTCACCGTACTGTCCTATCAAATGCTGAGTTTGGACTTGAAGTACAGGGGATGGATAAAAGTAAACGCTCTGAAAAAGCGAAAGAAGCTTTAGAGCTTGTTGGACTAGGAAGCTTTATTAATCAGCTACCAGGTCAATTATCAGGTGGAATGCAGCAGCGTGTTGGTTTAGCACGTGCGTTAGCAAATGATCCTGAGGTTTTACTTATGGACGAAGCATTCTCAGCTCTTGACCCCCTTATTCGTAAAGAAATGCAGGATGAATTATTGGACTTACAAGAGCGCATGCAGAAAACCATTCTATTTATTACACACGATTTAGATGAAGCTTTACGTATTGGAGATCGTATTGCTCTTATGAAAGATGGTTCGATCGTACAAATCGGTTCCCCAGAAGAGATTCTGGTAAACCCTGCGAATGATTATGTAGAGAAATTCGTTGAAGATGTTGATCGTTCGAAGGTTCTTTCAGCTCAACATATTATGAAGCGTCCTGAAACTGTAAATATTGAAAAGCATGGTCCTCGTGTTGCTTTAGAGCGCATGAGAGAAGAAGGGCTTTCTAGCATTTACGTTACGGACCGCTCACGTAACTTAAAAGGTTATGTTACAGCTGATAAAGCTTCTGAAGCGAAGCAAAACGATATTAAAGACCTAACAGAAATTATGGAAACAGACGTACCAACGGCTTCACTGGATACACCTATGAATGAAATCTTTGATATGATTCATGATTCCCCAGTTCCAATTGCAGTAGTTGAAGAGGGCAAACTGCGTGGAATTATTGTACGCGGAGCCGTAATCAGCGCACTAGCAGGAAGTGAGGTGTCCATCAATGAGTCTTAATTTTCTAGAAAATATTCCTCAAATACCCGTAGAGACTTGGGTTGGAGACTTAACTGATTGGATTACAGATACATTTGAATTTTTCTTTGAACCAATTAAAGAACATTTAGGTGACTTTATTGATTGGATGAGTGCGACACTTCAGCTTATCAATCCAGTCATTTTCATTTTATTAATTGCAGTTCTTGCATTTTTTGCAACTGGAAAACGTTTAGGACTAGCTATTTTCGCCGTAATCGGGCTTGTGTTTATTGAAAACCAAGAGTTATGGTCACACTTAATGGATACATTCTCACTTGTTATAACAGCAAGTTTAATATCCGTTATACTCGGTGTTCCATTTGGAAT is a window encoding:
- a CDS encoding glycine betaine/L-proline ABC transporter ATP-binding protein; translated protein: MPIIQVENLSKIFGKNPSQAQKLLDEGYSKEEILQKTGNTVGVNRASFDVEEGEIFVIMGLSGSGKSTLVRLINRLIEPTEGSVKINGENLAKMNKHDLREVRRQKLSMVFQRFALFPHRTVLSNAEFGLEVQGMDKSKRSEKAKEALELVGLGSFINQLPGQLSGGMQQRVGLARALANDPEVLLMDEAFSALDPLIRKEMQDELLDLQERMQKTILFITHDLDEALRIGDRIALMKDGSIVQIGSPEEILVNPANDYVEKFVEDVDRSKVLSAQHIMKRPETVNIEKHGPRVALERMREEGLSSIYVTDRSRNLKGYVTADKASEAKQNDIKDLTEIMETDVPTASLDTPMNEIFDMIHDSPVPIAVVEEGKLRGIIVRGAVISALAGSEVSINES